In Alteromonas naphthalenivorans, one DNA window encodes the following:
- a CDS encoding 5'-methylthioadenosine/S-adenosylhomocysteine nucleosidase, translating to MKKTTPLFSALFALLCFNSMAESSMKSVTVASSETPLAPIMIQGPMPIEAEYFVSLLTDVRVEHSGNATFYLGTLNGHPIVVAKTGKGLENTAAATAIGISRYQPRIIINQGTSGGHDPKLNVGDIVLGEKSVNASNFKTPKLEAGEGSRPLNWIPMDLMASEGSAGEGDSATDAEKIRFYAGDETLLKLAMSLSKEHKSGNVVKGTIGSGNFWNNEIDRIAWLHKNLGTSVEEMESASAAQIAHAYGVPFLGIRILSNNITNHGEYNPGTAEACQIFVKTVVEAYIASLPKTL from the coding sequence ATGAAAAAAACCACTCCACTTTTTTCCGCGCTTTTTGCGCTACTTTGCTTTAACAGCATGGCTGAATCTTCGATGAAAAGCGTAACAGTAGCCTCTTCTGAAACCCCATTAGCGCCAATCATGATTCAAGGGCCCATGCCAATTGAAGCAGAATACTTCGTGTCACTTTTAACCGACGTACGTGTCGAACATTCCGGTAACGCCACGTTTTATTTAGGGACGTTAAACGGCCACCCTATCGTGGTGGCGAAAACAGGAAAAGGCTTAGAGAACACTGCTGCGGCAACGGCCATAGGCATAAGTCGCTATCAGCCAAGAATCATCATTAACCAGGGCACATCGGGCGGACACGATCCTAAGCTTAACGTCGGTGATATCGTATTAGGCGAAAAAAGCGTTAATGCGAGTAACTTCAAGACCCCCAAACTAGAAGCGGGTGAAGGCTCTCGCCCTCTGAATTGGATCCCTATGGATTTAATGGCGTCAGAAGGCAGTGCCGGCGAAGGTGACAGTGCAACAGATGCTGAAAAGATTCGCTTTTATGCCGGTGACGAAACCTTACTTAAGCTCGCGATGTCGTTAAGCAAGGAACACAAAAGTGGAAACGTTGTGAAAGGCACCATCGGCAGCGGTAATTTTTGGAATAACGAAATTGATCGCATTGCATGGCTTCACAAAAATCTAGGGACCAGCGTAGAGGAAATGGAATCAGCATCGGCAGCGCAAATTGCCCATGCTTATGGCGTACCTTTTCTTGGTATTCGTATCTTATCTAACAACATTACCAATCACGGTGAATATAACCCTGGTACAGCAGAAGCTTGCCAAATCTTTGTAAAAACCGTTGTTGAAGCTTATATCGCATCGTTGCCAAAGACTTTATAA
- the pyk gene encoding pyruvate kinase: MTRRTKILATLGPATDSLEKIQELIAAGANTVRMNFSHGQAEDHIERAKRVREAAKNLGKYVAILGDLQGPKIRVARFAEGAVQLSIGDSFTLDAELDRDAGDAKQVGIDYKALPDDVSAGDILLLDDGRIQLKVTGVEGRKVLTEVTVGGKLSNNKGINRQGGGLSAEALTEKDKKDIITAAEIGVDYLAVSFPRSGEDLNYARKLAEEAGCYAKICAKVERAETVATDEAITDIISASDAVMVARGDLGVEIGDAELVGVQKKLIARSRQLNKIVITATQMMESMIDSPMPTRAEVMDVANAVLDGTDAVMLSAETAAGSFPIETVQAMARVCEGAETHPSVKISKHRMDELFSSTSESIALSAVYAANHLPSVKAIVGLTESGNTPKLMSRITTSLPIIAMSRHEGTLNTMALFRGVKPVYFDSSKSEPGQLKYDVVAALKAKGLVQSGDNIILTYGDEMEKIGATNTLKIVEVE; encoded by the coding sequence ATGACCAGAAGAACGAAAATTCTTGCAACGCTTGGCCCTGCCACTGATTCACTCGAAAAAATTCAAGAACTAATTGCCGCCGGTGCGAACACGGTTCGTATGAATTTTTCACACGGCCAGGCAGAAGATCATATCGAGCGTGCGAAACGCGTAAGAGAAGCGGCTAAAAACTTAGGTAAGTACGTTGCCATTTTAGGCGATTTGCAAGGGCCAAAGATTCGTGTCGCTCGTTTTGCTGAAGGCGCGGTTCAGTTGTCTATTGGCGATAGCTTTACACTTGATGCTGAACTAGACCGTGACGCTGGTGATGCCAAGCAAGTTGGTATCGACTATAAAGCACTACCTGATGATGTAAGTGCTGGCGACATTTTGCTACTCGATGATGGTCGTATTCAACTTAAAGTCACCGGCGTAGAAGGCCGTAAAGTCCTAACAGAAGTGACTGTTGGCGGTAAATTATCAAACAATAAAGGCATTAACCGTCAAGGTGGTGGCTTATCTGCTGAAGCCCTTACTGAAAAAGATAAGAAAGACATTATCACGGCTGCTGAAATTGGCGTTGATTATCTTGCGGTTTCATTCCCTCGTAGCGGTGAAGATCTTAATTACGCAAGAAAGCTGGCTGAAGAAGCAGGCTGTTATGCGAAAATCTGCGCCAAAGTAGAGCGTGCTGAAACCGTAGCCACTGATGAAGCTATCACAGACATTATCAGTGCGTCAGATGCGGTGATGGTTGCGCGTGGTGACCTAGGTGTTGAAATTGGTGATGCCGAGCTAGTGGGTGTTCAGAAAAAGCTTATTGCCCGTTCACGCCAGCTAAACAAAATCGTTATTACCGCAACGCAAATGATGGAATCGATGATTGATAGCCCTATGCCTACGCGCGCAGAGGTTATGGACGTTGCTAACGCAGTACTTGATGGCACAGATGCGGTTATGCTTTCTGCTGAAACTGCAGCAGGTAGCTTCCCGATTGAAACTGTTCAAGCGATGGCGCGCGTTTGTGAAGGTGCAGAGACGCACCCTAGCGTTAAAATTTCAAAGCACCGCATGGATGAGCTTTTCTCATCTACCAGCGAATCAATTGCGTTGTCAGCAGTATACGCAGCGAACCACCTACCTAGCGTAAAAGCGATTGTAGGGTTAACTGAAAGCGGTAACACGCCTAAGTTGATGTCGCGTATTACTACCTCGCTTCCTATCATAGCGATGTCTCGCCATGAAGGTACATTAAACACTATGGCCTTATTCCGCGGTGTTAAGCCTGTTTATTTCGATTCATCGAAAAGCGAACCTGGTCAATTGAAATATGATGTAGTGGCAGCACTTAAAGCCAAAGGTTTAGTGCAAAGCGGCGACAACATCATTTTGACATACGGTGATGAAATGGAAAAAATTGGTGCAACCAATACGCTTAAAATTGTTGAAGTAGAATAA